Part of the bacterium genome, GGATCAATCAAACTGGAAACAGAAGATGTAAAAAGTGCGATTTTGCAGTCAATTTTTTCCCGCGGGGACAGAAGATTAGCCGGTTTTATAAAAGCGTTGTCCCGGACAGAAAATAAAAATTGGAAAATAACAGGTAAAAATATGAAATTTATATGGCAAAAATATTTATCGACAGAACATTACGGTAAAATTTTGCCATGGAAACTTATTAGTGAATAGTTGCCGGTGAATAGTCGATAGTAATATATTATTATGGCTAATAACTGTTCACTATTTACTAAATACTAAATTATGCCTCAGATATTCAAGAGAAGAATCGAAAATAGAAACCAGCACATGATATTTTTTACCAGTATGGTAATTCTTTTCCTTACTGGTTATTTTAAAAGTATTCCAAAATCATGGATAAATTATCTCGGGGACAGCAGGCTTTTCTGGTCGCAGATTAGCGGGATTCTCCATAGAATAGCGGCGTTTGCGTTTATCGCGTCTTCTCTTTACCATCTGAAATTTTTGTTTGTCAGTTCTGACGGCCGGTCCAATTTCAAAAACCTGATATTTACCAAACAGGATCTGGTTGATTTCTGGATACATCTTTTATCTTCACTGCATTTGACAAAGAAAAAACTTGTAAGAAAGCGTTTTTATTATAATGAAAAATGCGATTACTGGATTGTTTTCCAGGGTACTATAGCTTTTATTATTACAGGAACAATCCTCTGGCTGGAAGAATATTTCGGGAAATTTATTATCGATATTTCCTACATTATTCATAATAAGGAGGCGTTGTGGGGAGTTTATACCATTATCGTCTGGCATTTTTTCAACCTTCATCCCGAATTTTATCTTTACGCGCGTGAAGATGCGCAGCCATGCGGCCGCGACGAATGCGTGTTCTGCGGGATTTGTGATTTGTTAACACAGGACAAAGACAGCCTTAACGCATTCTTGAGCGGGGATAAACAGGTGGACAGCCTGACAAAAACATATACTCTGAATTTATGTATTGGTGATGTATTGACAAGAGCGAATAAATTAAAAGAAAAAGGCATTACTACCTGCAAAGAGGGTGCGGCCGCTTTAGCTTCTGATGCAACGGTTTGCCAGTATGGTTGTATAGGTTTAGGCGATTGTGTGGCGGTCTGCAGGACGCACGCCAGGTATTTTGACTCCAGCGGAAGGGGGATGATAAACAATTCGTTATGCACCGGGTGCGAGGAGTGTATAAGGGTATGCCCGCGAAACCTTATTATCATGTATCCCAAAGAAAAACGCGTACATATTCCGTGCCGTTCGCTGGACAAAGGTACAAAGGTCAGGGAGGTATGCGCTGTCGGATGTCTGGGGTGCGGGATTTGTGTTAAATTCTGTCCTGTCCAGGCAATTACCCTGGAAAATAACCTGGCAAGACTTGATTATGAGAAATGCATTGAGTGCGGTATTTGCGCCGCCAAGTGTCCTCACAAGACTATTGTAGATTTGGCAGGCCCGAGGGCGAAAGTTAAAATTGAAACAAGCGGATGCACCGGATGTTCGGAA contains:
- a CDS encoding 4Fe-4S binding protein — translated: MPQIFKRRIENRNQHMIFFTSMVILFLTGYFKSIPKSWINYLGDSRLFWSQISGILHRIAAFAFIASSLYHLKFLFVSSDGRSNFKNLIFTKQDLVDFWIHLLSSLHLTKKKLVRKRFYYNEKCDYWIVFQGTIAFIITGTILWLEEYFGKFIIDISYIIHNKEALWGVYTIIVWHFFNLHPEFYLYAREDAQPCGRDECVFCGICDLLTQDKDSLNAFLSGDKQVDSLTKTYTLNLCIGDVLTRANKLKEKGITTCKEGAAALASDATVCQYGCIGLGDCVAVCRTHARYFDSSGRGMINNSLCTGCEECIRVCPRNLIIMYPKEKRVHIPCRSLDKGTKVREVCAVGCLGCGICVKFCPVQAITLENNLARLDYEKCIECGICAAKCPHKTIVDLAGPRAKVKIETSGCTGCSECVKVCPVKAIQPDAENAGKFKVLEDKCIGCKICIDKCPPKCIKIVNS